A stretch of Porites lutea chromosome 5, jaPorLute2.1, whole genome shotgun sequence DNA encodes these proteins:
- the LOC140936265 gene encoding uncharacterized protein, whose protein sequence is MRNPGETSEARVQSETTSKAIARESDRDDCSSPPCKRLKQAVLPFGRLDSSPSTSSDCSKASVSSLTNGNSEDKSHIDEKIKVNGGLVTGAPSPPDVKENSVKPEASHDLAKVPKCLILENGVETTAGEKIANITSSPEGISSCGENELMIIDQSPPTKVNRKSKVNGGTPLQKSAEKQKRKEEREKERQEKQRLREEKLKEKQDAKAVKEKERLEAKRKRDQERQEKQAEKERKDKERLEKKEKEEKERLEKKEKRDEEKRKKEEEKNAKLEEKRKREADKRSIEEEQERKRQKVQESFAKFFNKPPTPTPKVVLPENNNRFKPFEVKPGMTVAPQWRRELSLDLKNCLDEGLRSQKASVSYLKELDKRKPIITCTKRKLSTITEKIESNGENEVPIDIDENSNSSIEILEPKTVESPTSGLRCKLLQFHTNYRPAYFGTWRKKSKKISPKNPFKKDPELFDYEVDSDDEWEEEEPGESLSDSEGEEEADGEEDNEDDDGFFVPHGYLSDDEGVLDEEMEDDGESDKKDKNSGNKEDQQLAKAKAWEAEMKRKCKPMKPVTVGCLWLDEASLNLTLKQFAACLLVDAPVDCENPSSHLKNIEVPVDSPSTANNGGLYVPDEAMPDLIKLIHGNTAGLNKLISQFRKQWTSKCLGRAITDEEVDEKSPISKRQLEKKMQNIATKERRFDRLRWYVHNHILRSFGLENLQEADVLNSSDVSADSVKTPVSHYTTTTTQSIMQFTRPVSSAVHRSTSPETNNQSPNIKPVDALYNTSSPMEINNTNPLLNTSHFQAGQGSARHNGESTQGMKKNSQIGASSLPTSLKPPTNTQSVTSQEITGKCIETVCID, encoded by the exons ATGAGAAATCCCGGTGAAACCTCTGAAGCTCGTGTTCAAAGCGAAACAACAAGCAAAG CAATTGCAAGGGAATCGGATAGAGATGATTGTTCAAGTCCACCATGCAAAAGACTCAAGCAAG CTGTTTTACCCTTTGGTAGATTAGATTCATCCCCATCAACTTCTTCTGATTGTTCTAAAGCTTCAGTTTCTTCACTTACTAATGGTAATTCGGAGGACAAATCACACATTGATGAAAAAATCAAAGTAAATGGAGGTCTTGTCACTGGTGCACCCTCTCCTCCTGATGTGAAAGAGAATTCAGTAAAACCAGAGGCCTCCCATGATCTAGCAAAAGTACCCAAGTGCTTGATTTTAGAAAATGGTGTAGAGACAACAGCTGGAGAGAAAATAGCAAACATTACTTCTTCTCCAGAGGGTATTTCTTCTTGTGGGGAAAATGAATTGATGATCATAGATCAGTCTCCTCCCACCAAAGTGAACCGTAAAAGTAAG GTAAATGGTGGAACACCACTTCAAAAAAgtgctgaaaaacaaaagagaaaagaagaaagg gaaaAGGAAAGGCAGGAGAAGCAAAGACTGAGGGAagagaaattaaaggaaaaacagGATGCAAAGGCCgtgaaggaaaaggaaagactCGAGGCTAAAAGGAAACGTGATcaagaaagacaagaaaagcaagcggaaaaggaaagaaaggataaagaaagattggaaaagaaagaaaaagaagaaaaagaacggttagaaaagaaagaaaaaagagatgaggaaaagcgaaaaaaggaagaagagaaaaa TGCCAAgttagaagaaaaaagaaaaagagaagcaGATAAAAGGAGCATAGAGGAAGAACAG GAACGAAAGCGACAGAAGGTCCAAGaaagttttgcaaaatttttcaaCAAGCCTCCTACTCCAACACCAAAG GTTGTGCTGCCAGAGAACAACAACCGATTCAAGCCCTTTGAGGTCAAACCAGGAATGACTGTTGCTCCTCAATGGCGCAGAGAGCTGTCACTTGACTTAAAGAATTGTTTAGATGAGGGACTTAGAAGCCAg AAAGCATCTGTGTCGTATTTAAAAGAGTTAGATAAAAGGAAGCCAATAATAAcatgcacaaaaagaaagctgtcCACTATTACTGAAAAGATAGAAAGCAACGGAGAAAATGAGGTGCCTATTGACATTGATGAAAACAGCAATTCAAGCATTGAAATCCTTGAACCAAAGACAGTGGAGTCACCCACAAGTGGTCTGAGATGCAAGCTTCTTCAGTTTCACACTAATTACAGGCCAGCATATTTTGGGACATggaggaaaaaaagcaaaaagattTCACCGAAAAACCCATTTAAGAAGGACCCG GAACTGTTTGACTATGAGGTGGACAGTGATGATGAGTGGGAAGAAGAGGAACCTGGAGAAAGTTTGTCTGACAGTGAG ggcGAAGAAGAAGCTGATGGTGAAGAAgataatgaagatgatgatgggTTCTTTGTTCCTCATGGTTACTTGTCAGATGATGAAGGGGTGCTGGATGAAGAGATGGAAGATGATGGTGAATCTGACAAAAAG GATAAGAATTCAGGAAATAAAGAGGATCAGCAGTTGGCAAAAGCTAAGGCTTGGGAAGCAGAAATGAAAAGGAAATGCAAACCAATGAAGCCAGTAACAGTGGGGTGCCTGTGGCTTGATGAGGCTTCTCTGAACCTTACACTTAAGCAGTTTGCTGCATGTTTACTTGTTGATGCACCAGTAGATTGTGAGAATCCATCATCTCACCTAAAAAATATTGAGGTCCCTGTTGATTCACCAAGCACTGCGAACAATGGAGGTCTTTATGTACCTGATGAAG CCATGCCAGACTTAATTAAGCTGATTCATGGAAACACAGCAGGCCTTAACAAGTTAATCAGCCAATTCAGAAAACAGTGGACATCAAAATGTTTGGGTAGAGCTATCACTGACGAGGAAGTTGATGAAAAAAGCCCAATTTCTAAACGGCAACTTGAAAAAAAGATGCAGAACATTGCcacaaaagaaagaagatttGACAGGCTTCGTTGGTATGTTCATAATCACATCCTAAGATCATTTGGTCTTGAGAATCTACAAGAAGCTGATGTATTGAACAGCTCCGATGTATCTGCCGATTCTGTCAAGACACCTGTCTCTCATTACACCACAACAACTACTCAAAGCATTATGCAGTTTACCAGACCTGTGTCCTCTGCAGTACACAGGAGTACTAGCCCTGAGACAAATAACCAAAGCCCAAACATTAAACCAGTGGATGCTCTATATAATACATCATCACCAATGGAGATTAATAACACAAATCCATTACTTAATACCAGTCACTTTCAGGCAGGTCAAGGTTCAGCCCGTCATAATGGAGAAAGTACACAGGGTATGAAGAAGAACTCACAAATTGGTGCATCAAGCTTACCCACTTCCCTAAAACCACCGACAAATACACAGTCAgtaacaagtcaagaaataACTGGGAAATGTATTGAAACTGTGTGCATTGACTGA
- the LOC140938789 gene encoding DNA-directed RNA polymerase II subunit RPB11-a — MNAPESFEPFLLYDGEKKITISKDTKVPNAAHFVVNKEDHTLGNLLRAQLLRDPQVLFAGYKVPHPLEHKFVLRVQTTPDYSPQEAFTNAITDLISEVSLLEERFKAAVRDKQEGIE; from the exons ATGAATGCTCCTGAGTCATTTGAGCCTTTCCTTTTGTATGACGGGGAAAAAAA AATCACTATATCCAAGGACACCAAAGTTCCAAATGCAGCACACTTTGTAGTGAACAAGGAAGATCACACATTAGGAAATCTACTCAGGGC GCAGTTGTTACGAGATCCACAAGTTTTATTTGCTGGTTATAAAGTTCCCCATCCTCTGGAGCACAAATTTGTTCTGCGTGTTCAGACTACTCCAGACTACAGCCCTCAAGAAGCATTTACTAATGCTATTACAGATCTGATTAGTGAGGTCTCCCTCTTAGAGGAAAGATTTAAG GCTGCAGTCAGAGACAAGCAAGAGGGTATAGAGTAA
- the LOC140938457 gene encoding protein boule-like has product MFIVFAMMQEVWTDHGIYVLNRVFIRGIPNTMTELQLEILFGEMGYEVQNVRIVEDIRTGASKGYGFVTFRTAEEARKVQEMRLVEWNGKALQVDVAVKRKTMARLLSQYIPPVQHSLLGYTMPQEGPVPAVVSWQEGNVRI; this is encoded by the exons ATG TTCATCGTATTTGCCATGATGCAGGAAGTGTGGACAGACCATGGAATTTATGTCTTAAATCGTGTTTTCATAAGAGGCATTCCAAACACG ATGACGGAACTGCAGTTAGAAATTTTGTTTGGGGAAATGGGCTATGAGGTGCAAAATGTGAGGATCGTTGAAGACATCCGGACTGGAGCTTCTAAAGG GTATGGTTTTGTCACCTTCCGAACTGCTGAAGAAGCAAGAAAAGTTCAAGAAATG agGTTGGTGGAGTGGAATGGTAAAGCCTTGCAAGTTGATGTAGCAGTGAAACGAAAG ACAATGGCACGTTTACTCAGTCAATACATCCCTCCAGTTCAGCATAGTCTGTTGGGTTACACTATGCCACAGGAAGGGCCAGTACCTGCTGTAGTATCATGGCAGGAAGGAAATGTAAGGAtataa